The following are encoded together in the Candidatus Margulisiibacteriota bacterium genome:
- a CDS encoding flagellar motor protein MotB: MSYKKKVHQEEGESPIGFVMFGDLMSQLLCFFILLYVFATISAAKSGGTDYTDMIAQMSRNFKQTMERKPITIQEPKKEEKSKLVEKVRQVLIDQKLEPFVDLIVEDKKIRLIFSQPVLFDIADATLKADFAKTLSPVADIIKGISNNIVVEGHTDNVPIHTEKYDSNWVLSFHRAYSVVNYLTQTKGIDPQRISVMGYGEYRPRFANDTQANRDMNRRIEVIILTDANFANPTPASK; encoded by the coding sequence TTCGGCGACCTTATGTCGCAGCTACTTTGTTTCTTTATTCTACTTTACGTCTTCGCAACAATAAGCGCCGCAAAATCCGGAGGAACAGACTATACGGATATGATCGCTCAAATGAGTCGAAATTTCAAACAAACAATGGAAAGAAAACCTATTACTATTCAGGAACCCAAAAAGGAAGAAAAATCCAAGCTGGTAGAGAAGGTTAGGCAGGTACTTATTGACCAGAAGCTGGAGCCATTTGTAGACTTGATTGTGGAGGATAAAAAAATCAGACTTATTTTTTCACAACCGGTTTTGTTTGATATAGCAGACGCCACTCTAAAGGCTGATTTCGCGAAAACATTGTCTCCGGTTGCCGATATAATAAAAGGAATATCCAATAATATAGTAGTTGAAGGTCATACAGACAATGTGCCTATTCATACTGAAAAGTATGATTCCAACTGGGTTCTTTCTTTTCATAGAGCATATAGCGTGGTAAATTATTTAACACAAACCAAAGGTATAGACCCGCAGCGTATTTCTGTAATGGGTTATGGTGAATACAGACCAAGATTTGCCAATGATACGCAGGCAAACAGGGATATGAACCGTCGTATCGAAGTAATAATTCTAACCGATGCAAATTTTGCCAATCCAACTCCTGCTTCTAAATAA